A window from Candidatus Dojkabacteria bacterium encodes these proteins:
- a CDS encoding HAD family phosphatase: MNLNELLKNKKGYIFDVDGTIVDLEELNFQATKYALESAGLPFSRELYIAQAGVAIHKAFENILNNYNVGLQISELLKVFRVYKTSKLRTDLKGYVKLKPGVADFIKKASESGKKLAVATSARREFLEFVLTAFELLKYFPITITADDITKSKPDPEIFLKAQTALALPKADCIVFEDSKNGILGAKAAGIACIGIKTDRWNKDIVNLADYVINDYTTILTIFPGR, from the coding sequence ATGAATCTAAACGAACTTCTAAAAAACAAAAAGGGCTATATATTTGATGTAGATGGAACTATTGTTGATCTTGAGGAACTTAATTTTCAGGCCACGAAATATGCCCTAGAGTCAGCAGGACTTCCGTTTTCACGTGAACTGTACATAGCTCAGGCCGGTGTGGCAATTCATAAGGCATTTGAAAATATATTAAACAATTATAATGTCGGACTCCAAATTAGCGAGCTTTTAAAGGTCTTTAGAGTGTACAAAACGAGCAAATTAAGAACTGATCTTAAGGGTTATGTAAAACTTAAACCCGGAGTTGCAGATTTTATAAAAAAAGCCTCTGAATCCGGTAAAAAGCTAGCCGTGGCAACCTCAGCAAGACGGGAATTTTTGGAGTTTGTGCTTACGGCATTTGAGCTTTTAAAATATTTTCCTATAACGATAACCGCTGACGACATAACTAAAAGTAAACCTGATCCCGAAATCTTTCTTAAGGCTCAAACAGCACTAGCTTTGCCTAAAGCTGACTGTATAGTCTTCGAAGATTCTAAAAACGGTATCTTAGGCGCTAAGGCAGCCGGCATTGCCTGTATTGGAATAAAAACCGATCGATGGAACAAAGATATTGTGAATCTTGCAGATTATGTAATCAATGACTACACAACAATATTAACAATCTTCCCCGGCAGGTAG